Proteins found in one Amycolatopsis umgeniensis genomic segment:
- a CDS encoding L-rhamnose mutarotase: protein MALHTRLKPGKEAEYESVHAVIPPDLDEALRGAGVRSWRIWRDGLDLFHVVEVEDYAKMRAVLRDHPANIPWQARMSELLDVEDDYSGGDSGLGLVWELP from the coding sequence GTGGCACTCCACACCCGGTTGAAGCCGGGCAAGGAGGCCGAATACGAGTCGGTCCACGCCGTCATCCCGCCTGACCTCGACGAAGCGCTGCGTGGCGCGGGTGTGCGTTCGTGGCGGATCTGGCGCGACGGCCTCGACCTGTTCCACGTGGTGGAGGTCGAGGACTACGCGAAGATGCGCGCGGTCCTGCGCGATCATCCGGCCAACATCCCGTGGCAGGCACGGATGTCGGAACTGCTCGACGTCGAAGACGACTACTCGGGCGGCGATTCGGGCCTCGGCCTGGTTTGGGAGCTCCCGTGA
- a CDS encoding FadR/GntR family transcriptional regulator, whose protein sequence is MPVTDVAIDKIKDMIISGELAPGDRLPKEAELAQRLGLSRSSLREAVKALCLIRVLDVRQGDGTYVTSLEPNLLLDAMTFVVDFHRDDTVLDFLAVRRILEPAATAMAALHMSDEDIAELGCLLDELADSPTVEALVANDLQFHRKIADGSGNPVLCSLLDSLSGPTARARIWRGLTQEGAVAKTREQHSAIYEAIAAREPELARSWATVHVAGVEQWLRNALGTADDPTTAAELS, encoded by the coding sequence ATGCCGGTCACCGATGTCGCGATCGACAAGATCAAGGACATGATCATCTCCGGCGAGCTTGCTCCGGGCGACAGGCTGCCGAAGGAGGCCGAACTGGCCCAGCGGCTCGGCCTGTCCCGCAGTTCGCTGCGCGAAGCGGTGAAGGCGTTGTGCCTGATCCGCGTGCTCGACGTCCGCCAGGGCGACGGAACGTACGTCACCAGCCTCGAACCGAATCTCCTCCTCGACGCGATGACGTTCGTGGTGGACTTCCACCGCGACGACACCGTGCTGGATTTCCTCGCCGTCCGCCGGATCCTCGAGCCGGCGGCGACGGCGATGGCCGCGTTGCACATGAGCGACGAGGACATCGCTGAACTAGGCTGCCTGCTCGACGAACTGGCCGACTCGCCGACGGTGGAGGCGCTGGTCGCGAACGATCTGCAATTCCACCGCAAGATCGCCGACGGCTCCGGCAATCCGGTGCTGTGCTCGCTGCTCGACAGCCTGTCCGGCCCCACTGCGCGCGCCCGCATCTGGCGCGGGCTCACGCAAGAGGGCGCTGTCGCGAAGACCCGCGAGCAGCACTCGGCGATCTACGAGGCCATCGCCGCCCGCGAACCCGAACTGGCGCGTTCGTGGGCCACCGTGCACGTGGCGGGTGTGGAGCAATGGCTCCGCAACGCCCTCGGCACCGCCGACGATCCCACCACGGCCGCCGAACTTTCCTGA
- a CDS encoding ABC transporter permease subunit, which produces MTELMTDPKTASFVAPPKRRKFRWLRELALVPALIVVLIIGGLISDTFLTFGSIVGILSASAALSMVVLGESLVLLTGKFDLSLESTMGMAPALGAMLVIPVASSGFGTEFPGFAGILAVLVAGAAIGFVNGFLIVKLKLNAFIVTLAMLTVLRGTQIGSTQGKTLFDQLDVFTALATTTFIGLPMSVWLAAALFTAFGLGLRYHRIGRSLYAIGGNREAARAAGIRVDRISWGVFVVAGVLAALGGLAYTGYVGALGADQGDGLILQVFAAAVIGGVSLDGGKGTLVGALTGVLLLQTVTNLLQVAQVPPEWLKAIYGVIILVALIISRYASGKAQT; this is translated from the coding sequence GTGACCGAACTGATGACCGACCCGAAAACGGCGTCCTTCGTGGCCCCGCCGAAACGCCGGAAGTTCCGCTGGCTGCGCGAACTGGCCTTGGTGCCGGCGCTCATCGTGGTGCTGATCATCGGAGGACTGATCAGTGACACGTTCCTGACCTTCGGCAGCATCGTCGGGATCCTGTCCGCTTCGGCGGCGCTGTCGATGGTGGTGCTGGGCGAATCGCTGGTCCTGCTCACCGGGAAGTTCGACCTGTCGCTGGAATCCACCATGGGCATGGCGCCCGCGCTGGGCGCGATGCTGGTGATCCCGGTGGCGTCTTCGGGCTTCGGCACCGAATTCCCCGGTTTCGCGGGCATCCTCGCGGTGCTGGTGGCCGGTGCCGCGATCGGCTTCGTGAACGGGTTCCTGATCGTCAAGCTGAAGCTGAACGCCTTCATCGTCACGCTGGCGATGCTGACGGTGCTGCGCGGCACGCAGATCGGCTCCACCCAGGGCAAGACGCTGTTCGACCAGTTGGACGTGTTCACCGCGCTGGCGACGACCACGTTCATCGGGCTGCCGATGTCGGTGTGGCTGGCCGCGGCGCTGTTCACCGCTTTCGGGCTGGGACTGCGCTATCACCGGATCGGCCGGTCGCTGTACGCCATCGGCGGGAACCGGGAGGCCGCGCGGGCCGCGGGTATCCGCGTCGACCGGATCTCGTGGGGTGTCTTCGTGGTGGCCGGTGTGCTGGCCGCGCTCGGCGGGCTCGCGTACACGGGTTACGTCGGCGCGCTCGGCGCGGATCAGGGCGATGGGCTGATCCTGCAGGTCTTCGCCGCTGCGGTGATCGGCGGTGTCTCACTGGACGGTGGGAAGGGCACTCTGGTGGGAGCGCTCACCGGTGTCCTGCTCCTGCAGACGGTCACCAACCTCCTGCAGGTGGCGCAGGTGCCGCCCGAGTGGCTGAAGGCGATCTACGGCGTGATCATCCTGGTCGCGTTGATCATTTCCCGCTACGCGAGCGGGAAAGCGCAAACGTAG
- a CDS encoding ATP-binding cassette domain-containing protein: protein MSALPAGSAAVPVVSAQGVGKRYGPTVALSDVSITVHPGESHALVGRNGAGKSTLVSILTGLSKTDTGHVEFGGVPAPPLSKQDDWKRAVACVYQHAMVVPQLTVAENLFLNRQSGKGFAIGWQRLRRQARELLDSWDVRVDVDTPAGELSVEDRQFVEIARALSYGARFIVLDEPTAQLDSQAIERLFGRMRQMQANGVTFLFISHHLHEVYEVCQAVTVLRDAKHILTAPVSEVGRAELIDAMTGEQGGLSVRDAATREALASDAGEVLAVDGLSGDGFEDVTFRIHRGEVIGLAGSNASGKHQVAETVYGLRSATSGTIRVEGKPLKPGDIPAAIRAGIGCVPRDRHHEGLVLEHSIMDNATLSILDRMGKGGIASPRARYVRASKALREYDIVAADADQPVSDLSGGNQQKVVLARALAGDPRLVVLINPTAGVDVKSKEALLAVVDRVRAEGKAVLIVSDELDDLRVSDRVLVLRAGAVVAEHRAGWSDGELVADIEGVERG, encoded by the coding sequence GTGAGCGCGCTGCCCGCCGGGTCCGCCGCCGTGCCGGTGGTCAGCGCACAGGGCGTCGGTAAACGCTACGGCCCGACCGTGGCGCTGTCCGACGTCAGCATCACCGTGCACCCCGGTGAGTCGCACGCTCTCGTCGGCCGCAACGGTGCGGGGAAGTCGACGCTCGTCTCCATCCTCACTGGACTGTCCAAAACGGACACCGGACACGTCGAGTTCGGCGGCGTCCCGGCGCCGCCCTTGTCCAAACAGGACGACTGGAAGCGTGCGGTCGCGTGTGTGTATCAGCACGCGATGGTCGTGCCGCAGCTGACCGTCGCGGAGAACCTGTTCCTCAACCGCCAGTCCGGCAAGGGCTTCGCGATCGGCTGGCAGCGCTTGCGCCGCCAGGCCAGGGAGCTGCTCGACTCGTGGGACGTGCGTGTCGACGTCGACACGCCGGCGGGCGAGCTTTCGGTCGAGGACCGGCAGTTCGTCGAGATCGCCAGGGCGCTTTCCTACGGTGCCCGGTTCATCGTGCTCGACGAGCCGACGGCGCAGCTGGACAGCCAAGCGATCGAGCGGCTTTTCGGCCGGATGCGCCAGATGCAGGCGAACGGGGTGACGTTCCTGTTCATCTCGCATCACCTCCACGAGGTGTACGAGGTTTGCCAGGCTGTCACCGTGCTGCGCGACGCCAAGCACATCCTCACCGCGCCGGTCTCGGAAGTCGGGCGCGCCGAGCTGATCGACGCGATGACCGGTGAGCAGGGCGGGCTTTCCGTCCGCGACGCCGCGACACGTGAGGCCCTGGCTTCGGACGCCGGTGAGGTGCTGGCCGTCGACGGGCTCTCCGGTGACGGCTTCGAAGACGTGACCTTCCGGATCCACCGCGGCGAGGTGATCGGGCTCGCGGGCAGCAACGCCAGCGGCAAGCACCAGGTCGCCGAAACGGTGTACGGACTGCGCTCGGCGACCTCCGGCACGATCCGGGTGGAGGGGAAACCGTTGAAGCCGGGCGACATCCCCGCCGCGATCCGCGCCGGAATCGGCTGTGTGCCGAGAGACCGGCATCACGAGGGCCTGGTGCTCGAACACTCCATCATGGACAACGCCACACTGTCCATTTTGGATCGGATGGGCAAGGGCGGCATCGCGTCACCGCGCGCCCGGTACGTACGGGCGTCGAAGGCGCTGCGGGAATACGACATCGTCGCGGCCGACGCCGACCAGCCGGTGTCCGACCTTTCCGGTGGCAACCAGCAGAAGGTCGTCCTCGCCCGTGCTCTTGCCGGGGATCCGCGCCTGGTCGTGCTGATCAACCCGACGGCGGGGGTGGACGTGAAATCGAAAGAGGCCCTGCTCGCGGTCGTCGACCGGGTGCGGGCCGAGGGCAAGGCGGTGCTGATCGTCAGCGACGAGCTGGACGATCTCCGTGTGAGCGACCGGGTGCTGGTGCTGCGCGCCGGTGCCGTGGTCGCCGAACACCGGGCGGGCTGGTCCGACGGCGAACTGGTGGCTGACATCGAAGGAGTCGAACGCGGGTGA
- a CDS encoding sugar ABC transporter substrate-binding protein — protein sequence MRTRVIKVAVAATALGLALSACGSTKDNAPSSGGGGAQGGKVGATIPLLTSPFWQAYNNYVPQKAKEQGVDALPTVNADSDSAKQITDINTLLNQGVKGLVVTPLDSAAVVAGLKAAENKGVPVVAVDVAPESGKVAMVVRADNKAYGTKACEAIGAKVTSGKVVQVMGDLASVNGRDRSEAFRQCMKAKFPGVQVLEVAAEWKADKASSGLDSLLTANPDIKAVYMQAGGVYLAPTQQALKRKNLYFPVGDPKHVVLVSNDGIPQELAAIRAGELDATVSQPADDYAKFGMYWVKKAMAGETFKAGPTDHGSTIVEVRPGILEDQLPAPVVTKDNVDDKALWGNNL from the coding sequence GTGCGTACGAGGGTGATCAAGGTGGCCGTCGCGGCCACCGCGCTCGGGCTGGCCCTGTCGGCCTGTGGGTCCACGAAGGACAACGCGCCGTCATCGGGTGGCGGTGGGGCGCAGGGCGGCAAGGTCGGCGCGACGATCCCGTTGCTGACCTCGCCGTTCTGGCAGGCCTACAACAACTACGTACCGCAGAAGGCGAAGGAGCAGGGCGTCGACGCGCTGCCGACGGTCAACGCGGACAGCGATTCGGCGAAGCAGATCACCGACATCAACACCCTGCTCAACCAGGGTGTCAAGGGTCTGGTCGTGACGCCGCTCGACTCGGCCGCCGTCGTGGCGGGCCTCAAGGCCGCGGAGAACAAGGGTGTCCCGGTGGTGGCCGTCGACGTCGCACCCGAGAGCGGCAAGGTCGCGATGGTGGTGCGCGCGGACAACAAGGCGTACGGCACCAAGGCCTGCGAGGCGATCGGCGCGAAGGTCACTTCGGGCAAGGTCGTACAGGTCATGGGCGACCTCGCCTCGGTCAACGGCCGCGACCGTTCCGAAGCCTTCCGGCAGTGCATGAAGGCGAAATTCCCCGGCGTCCAGGTGCTGGAGGTCGCCGCCGAGTGGAAGGCGGACAAGGCTTCGTCCGGTTTGGACAGTCTGCTGACCGCGAACCCGGACATCAAGGCCGTGTACATGCAGGCGGGCGGCGTCTACCTGGCGCCGACGCAGCAGGCGCTCAAACGCAAGAACCTCTACTTCCCGGTCGGCGACCCGAAGCATGTCGTGCTGGTCAGCAACGACGGCATCCCGCAGGAACTGGCCGCGATCCGCGCGGGCGAACTCGACGCGACCGTCTCCCAGCCCGCCGACGACTACGCCAAGTTCGGCATGTACTGGGTCAAGAAGGCGATGGCGGGGGAGACCTTCAAGGCCGGGCCGACCGACCACGGCAGCACGATCGTCGAGGTGCGGCCCGGAATCCTCGAAGACCAGCTCCCCGCGCCCGTGGTCACCAAGGACAACGTGGACGACAAGGCCCTCTGGGGGAACAACCTGTGA
- a CDS encoding SDR family oxidoreductase: MSEFEGLVAAVTGGASGIGLAVANQLASRGATVAVLDLKPDDLPEGLTGFRCDVGSDTEVRSAIDAVAERFGRLDILVNNAGIGAQGDVTANDDDEWHRVLDVNVVGMVRLARAALPHLKNSPSAAIVNTCSIAAWAGLPSRALYSASKGAVLSLTLAMATDHLADRIRVNCVCPGTADTPWVGRLLDSAGDPEAERAALAARQPMGRLVTADEVANAIVYLASPLSASTTGTALAVDGGMYGLRPRGPVQQ; encoded by the coding sequence GTGAGTGAGTTCGAAGGCCTTGTCGCGGCTGTCACCGGGGGCGCGTCGGGAATCGGCCTGGCCGTCGCGAATCAGCTCGCTTCGCGCGGGGCGACGGTCGCGGTACTCGACCTGAAACCGGACGACCTGCCCGAAGGTCTCACCGGATTCCGCTGCGACGTCGGTTCCGACACCGAGGTCCGTTCGGCGATCGACGCGGTCGCCGAACGCTTCGGCAGGCTCGACATCCTGGTCAACAACGCCGGGATCGGCGCACAGGGTGACGTCACCGCCAACGACGACGACGAATGGCACCGGGTGCTCGATGTCAACGTCGTCGGCATGGTGCGGCTCGCCCGCGCCGCGTTGCCGCATTTGAAGAACTCGCCGTCGGCCGCGATCGTCAACACCTGTTCGATCGCCGCGTGGGCGGGCCTGCCCAGCCGCGCGCTGTACTCGGCCAGCAAGGGCGCGGTGCTCTCGCTGACCCTGGCGATGGCGACCGATCACCTCGCCGACCGGATCCGGGTCAACTGCGTCTGCCCCGGCACCGCGGACACCCCGTGGGTCGGCAGGCTGCTCGATTCCGCCGGCGACCCGGAGGCCGAACGGGCCGCGCTGGCCGCCCGCCAGCCGATGGGCAGGCTGGTGACCGCGGACGAGGTCGCGAACGCGATCGTGTACCTCGCCAGTCCGCTGTCGGCTTCGACCACCGGGACGGCGCTCGCCGTCGACGGCGGTATGTACGGGCTGCGTCCGCGCGGCCCGGTCCAGCAGTAG
- a CDS encoding enolase C-terminal domain-like protein, which yields MAKIVGMEVLDVRFPTSRELDGSDAMNPDPDYSAAYVVLHTDGGPDGYGLAFTIGRGNDVQAAAIRALEPHVVGREVPTDAAALGDLSRALVGDSQLRWLGPEKGVAHMAIGAVVNAAWDLAARIAGLPVWRFAAEMSPEDLVSLVDFRYLSDALTEQEALDILRAAEPGRAERIARIERDGYRAYSTSPGWLGYSDAKLVRLAEQAVADGFEMIKLKVGGNLEDDVRRMKLARETVGPDIRVAVDANQRWDVSTAITWMTALAPYDPYWIEEPTSPDDVLGHAAIAKAVAPIRVATGEHVQNRVVFKQLLQAGAISVLQLDAARVGGFNENLAILLLAAKFGVPVCPHAGGVGLCELVRHLSMFDFVAVSGADVDRSIEWVDHLHEHFTDPAVVTDGRYLAPSSPGFSARMHDATLRRFTFPDSPEWTEIASE from the coding sequence ATGGCGAAGATCGTGGGCATGGAGGTGCTCGACGTCCGCTTCCCCACCTCGCGGGAGCTGGACGGTTCGGACGCCATGAACCCGGACCCGGACTACTCGGCCGCGTACGTCGTGCTGCACACCGACGGCGGCCCGGACGGCTACGGGCTCGCCTTCACCATCGGCCGCGGCAACGACGTCCAGGCCGCGGCGATCCGCGCGCTCGAACCGCATGTCGTCGGCCGGGAAGTGCCCACCGACGCGGCCGCGCTCGGCGACCTGTCCAGGGCGCTGGTCGGCGACTCGCAGCTGCGGTGGCTCGGCCCGGAAAAGGGTGTCGCGCACATGGCGATCGGCGCGGTGGTCAACGCCGCGTGGGATCTCGCCGCGCGGATCGCCGGGCTCCCGGTCTGGCGTTTCGCCGCCGAGATGTCGCCCGAGGACCTGGTCTCCCTCGTCGACTTCCGTTACCTGTCCGACGCGCTGACCGAACAGGAGGCGCTCGACATCCTCCGCGCCGCCGAGCCCGGCCGCGCCGAGCGGATCGCCCGGATCGAGCGTGACGGATACCGCGCGTACAGCACGTCCCCCGGCTGGCTCGGCTACTCGGACGCGAAACTCGTCCGGCTCGCCGAGCAGGCCGTCGCCGATGGCTTCGAGATGATCAAGCTGAAGGTCGGCGGGAATCTCGAGGACGACGTCCGCCGGATGAAGCTCGCCCGCGAGACCGTCGGCCCCGACATCCGGGTCGCCGTGGACGCGAACCAGCGCTGGGACGTTTCGACCGCGATCACCTGGATGACCGCGCTGGCGCCGTACGACCCGTACTGGATCGAGGAACCCACCTCGCCGGACGACGTACTCGGGCACGCCGCGATCGCCAAGGCGGTCGCCCCGATCCGCGTGGCCACCGGCGAGCACGTCCAGAACCGCGTGGTGTTCAAGCAGCTGCTGCAGGCGGGCGCCATCTCGGTACTGCAGCTGGACGCCGCCAGGGTCGGCGGGTTCAACGAGAACCTGGCGATCCTGTTGCTGGCGGCCAAATTCGGTGTCCCGGTATGCCCGCACGCCGGCGGGGTCGGGCTGTGCGAACTCGTGCGGCACCTGTCGATGTTCGACTTCGTGGCGGTGTCCGGTGCCGACGTCGACCGGTCCATCGAATGGGTCGACCACCTCCACGAGCATTTCACCGATCCGGCCGTCGTGACCGATGGCCGTTACCTCGCGCCGTCCTCGCCGGGCTTCTCCGCCCGGATGCACGACGCGACCTTGCGCAGGTTCACCTTCCCCGACAGTCCGGAATGGACGGAGATCGCCAGTGAGTGA
- a CDS encoding fumarylacetoacetate hydrolase family protein — protein MQLLRLGEPGSERPFVRAGDGTVRDLSGLTSDIDGSFFASDGVARVAAALAAGELPEAGPEFASARVGAPIARPGKVVCIGLNYRQHAEESGAAVPTEPVVFMKAADVVVGPQDDVLVPRGSTKTDWEVELGVVIGKTARYLDSVEEALAHVAGYTISNDVSEREFQLERGGQWDKGKSCENFNPLGPWLVTADEVPDPQDLGLRLWVNGEKKQDSSTKDMIFPVAEIVHYLSQFMVLRPGDLINTGTPQGVALGQPDPKPYLREGDVIELEIDGLGRQRQTARQA, from the coding sequence GTGCAGCTGTTGCGTCTCGGGGAGCCGGGAAGTGAGCGTCCGTTCGTACGTGCCGGGGATGGCACGGTGCGCGACCTCTCGGGGCTGACCTCCGACATCGATGGCAGCTTCTTCGCGAGCGACGGCGTCGCCAGGGTCGCGGCCGCGCTGGCCGCCGGTGAGCTGCCCGAAGCCGGTCCTGAATTCGCGAGCGCCAGGGTCGGCGCGCCGATCGCCCGGCCGGGCAAGGTCGTCTGCATCGGTCTCAACTACCGGCAGCACGCCGAGGAGTCCGGCGCCGCCGTCCCGACCGAGCCGGTCGTCTTCATGAAGGCTGCCGATGTCGTCGTCGGACCGCAGGACGACGTGCTCGTCCCGCGCGGTTCGACCAAGACCGACTGGGAGGTCGAGCTCGGCGTCGTCATCGGCAAGACCGCGCGTTACCTCGACAGCGTCGAGGAGGCCCTCGCTCACGTCGCCGGGTACACCATCTCGAACGACGTGTCCGAACGCGAGTTCCAGCTCGAACGCGGTGGTCAGTGGGACAAGGGCAAGTCGTGCGAGAACTTCAACCCGCTCGGCCCGTGGCTGGTCACGGCCGACGAGGTGCCCGACCCGCAGGACCTCGGCCTGCGGTTGTGGGTCAACGGTGAGAAGAAACAAGACTCCTCCACCAAGGACATGATTTTCCCGGTCGCCGAGATCGTGCATTATTTGAGCCAGTTCATGGTGCTGCGTCCGGGCGACCTCATCAACACCGGAACCCCGCAGGGCGTCGCGCTCGGTCAGCCCGATCCCAAACCGTACCTGCGGGAAGGTGACGTCATCGAGCTCGAGATCGACGGCCTCGGCCGCCAGCGCCAGACAGCGAGGCAGGCGTGA
- a CDS encoding Bcr/CflA family multidrug efflux MFS transporter, which yields MTIAPERVEETVARPSTTGRVRFVLILGGLSAFGPLSIDMYLPALPQMAGELRAADATVQLTLSAFIIGLAIGQLILGPLSDAIGRRKPLVAGLVLYMVGSILCAVAPSAELLIAARGVQAFGAAAGIVIARATVRDFYSGTAMTKFFSLLMLVNGLAPILAPIIGGQILNWTSWRGVFVCLTVFGAILLAVVFFLLPEPLPEERRTPARFGSVLRKYATLFRDRSFLGYALASGLMFGSLFAYISGSSFALQGVYGLSPQAYSLVFGLNGIGIVLVGQLNGRIVGRFPERTLLTVGLVIAAVAGFGVLAAAVLDLGLIGLLIPLFILVSSIGMVAPNASSLALAEQARSAGSASALLGVLQFVVGGLATPVVGLGGAGTAVPMGITMAGFGVLALLAFGTMTRSSVTSEALAPSQA from the coding sequence ATGACCATCGCGCCCGAGCGAGTGGAAGAAACCGTCGCGCGACCGAGTACGACCGGACGCGTGAGGTTCGTCCTGATCCTCGGCGGCTTGTCCGCCTTCGGGCCCCTGTCCATCGACATGTACCTGCCCGCGCTGCCGCAGATGGCGGGGGAACTGCGCGCGGCGGACGCGACCGTCCAGCTCACGCTGAGCGCGTTCATCATCGGGCTCGCCATCGGCCAGCTGATCCTCGGACCGCTGTCCGACGCGATCGGCCGCCGCAAACCGCTCGTGGCCGGGCTCGTCCTCTACATGGTCGGCTCGATCCTGTGCGCCGTCGCCCCGAGCGCCGAACTGCTCATCGCCGCGCGCGGTGTCCAGGCCTTCGGCGCCGCCGCGGGCATAGTGATCGCCAGGGCGACCGTGCGCGACTTCTACTCCGGCACCGCGATGACGAAGTTCTTCTCGCTGCTCATGCTGGTCAACGGGCTCGCCCCGATCCTGGCGCCGATCATCGGCGGCCAGATCCTGAACTGGACGTCGTGGCGCGGCGTTTTCGTCTGCCTGACCGTCTTCGGCGCGATCCTGCTCGCCGTCGTCTTCTTCCTGCTGCCGGAACCACTGCCCGAGGAACGCCGCACGCCGGCGCGCTTCGGCTCGGTGCTCCGGAAGTACGCGACCCTGTTCCGCGACCGCTCGTTCCTCGGCTACGCGCTGGCCTCCGGCCTCATGTTCGGCAGCCTGTTCGCCTACATCTCCGGCTCGTCCTTCGCGCTGCAGGGCGTCTACGGCCTGAGCCCGCAGGCGTACAGCCTGGTGTTCGGGCTCAACGGCATCGGCATCGTGCTCGTCGGCCAGCTGAACGGGCGCATCGTCGGACGTTTCCCCGAGCGGACGCTGCTGACCGTGGGCCTCGTCATCGCGGCGGTGGCCGGTTTCGGCGTGCTGGCCGCGGCGGTGCTGGACCTGGGTCTGATCGGGCTGCTGATCCCGCTGTTCATCCTGGTGTCGAGCATCGGCATGGTGGCGCCGAACGCGAGTTCGCTGGCGCTCGCCGAACAGGCGCGGTCCGCCGGTTCGGCGTCGGCGCTGCTGGGCGTGCTGCAGTTCGTCGTCGGCGGGCTGGCGACGCCGGTGGTCGGGCTGGGCGGCGCCGGTACCGCCGTGCCGATGGGGATCACGATGGCGGGCTTCGGCGTTCTCGCCCTGCTCGCCTTCGGGACCATGACGCGGTCTTCGGTCACTTCGGAAGCCCTGGCTCCCTCGCAGGCCTAG
- a CDS encoding FAD-dependent oxidoreductase, with protein MSEPRKIVIVGAGLAGATAAGTLRERGYTGEILLLGSDEHRPYELPPLSKGLLLGNTDEPDWVHAEGFYDEKDIAHRGGATATRIELGSRLVHDDAGGEHRFDRLVLATGSRPRSLPVPGGDLPGLRTLRTLDDALALRSAFKDAERVVIVGAGWIGTEAAAAAREHGAEVTVVDQVGSPLLAVLGEQVSGVFKDLHTAHGVNWRLGEGVAGFTGGPDGVTGVRLQSGDELPADVVLVAVGAAPRVDLAHAAGLELSDDGGVCADAGLRTAAPDVYAIGDIAAHFHPRYGKRVRVEHWSNAKWQGEHVAANLLGENEPYLKSPYFFSDQYDLGCEYRGLADPETDQLVVRGDLAARDFTAFWVRDGQVTAAMNVNQWDDGDALKALVDGRATVTAEQLRTAELKSLA; from the coding sequence GTGTCCGAACCCAGGAAGATCGTCATCGTCGGGGCCGGCCTCGCCGGGGCGACGGCCGCCGGGACGCTGCGAGAACGTGGCTACACGGGTGAAATCCTGCTGCTCGGTAGCGACGAACACCGTCCGTATGAATTACCGCCGTTGTCCAAAGGCCTTTTGCTGGGCAACACCGATGAACCCGATTGGGTGCACGCCGAAGGTTTCTACGACGAGAAGGACATCGCCCACCGAGGTGGCGCGACCGCGACCAGGATCGAACTCGGCTCGCGGCTCGTGCACGACGACGCGGGCGGCGAGCACCGGTTCGACCGGCTCGTGCTGGCGACCGGTTCCCGGCCGCGATCGTTGCCGGTGCCCGGCGGCGATCTCCCCGGGTTGCGGACCCTGCGCACCCTCGACGACGCGCTGGCGCTGCGTTCGGCGTTCAAGGACGCCGAACGGGTGGTGATCGTCGGGGCGGGCTGGATCGGGACCGAGGCCGCCGCGGCCGCCAGGGAACACGGCGCCGAGGTGACCGTGGTCGATCAGGTCGGCTCGCCGCTGCTCGCGGTACTGGGCGAGCAGGTGTCCGGAGTCTTCAAGGACCTGCACACGGCGCACGGCGTGAACTGGCGTCTGGGTGAAGGGGTCGCCGGGTTCACCGGCGGTCCGGACGGGGTGACCGGCGTCCGTCTCCAGAGTGGCGACGAACTCCCCGCGGACGTCGTGCTGGTGGCCGTCGGCGCCGCGCCGCGAGTGGACCTCGCGCACGCCGCCGGACTGGAACTGTCCGACGACGGCGGTGTCTGCGCCGACGCCGGTTTGCGGACGGCCGCGCCCGACGTCTACGCGATCGGCGACATCGCCGCGCATTTCCACCCCCGCTACGGGAAACGCGTCCGCGTCGAGCACTGGTCGAACGCGAAGTGGCAAGGCGAGCATGTCGCGGCGAACCTGCTCGGGGAGAACGAGCCGTACCTGAAGAGCCCGTATTTCTTCTCGGACCAGTACGACCTTGGCTGCGAATACCGCGGTCTCGCCGATCCCGAAACCGATCAGTTGGTGGTGCGCGGCGACCTCGCGGCGCGGGACTTCACGGCGTTCTGGGTGCGGGACGGGCAGGTGACCGCGGCGATGAACGTCAACCAGTGGGATGACGGGGACGCCTTGAAGGCCCTGGTCGACGGCCGCGCGACGGTGACGGCGGAGCAGCTGAGGACGGCTGAGCTCAAGTCTCTTGCCTAA